The window TGAAAAAATATAGACAGAATTGAGAGGCATAGGATTCACATGGATGAATATACAGGAAAGACAGAAGGGCAGCCAGTCATTCCAGACAGCGTGGAGACCACGGAACCCCTTAAAATCTATCTGCAGGAGATCAGCACCATACCTCTGCTAAGTATGGAGGAAGAACGCCTGCTGGGCAGGAAAATAGCAGAGGGGGATGAGGAGGCAAAGAAAAGGCTGGAAGAAGCGAACCTGCGCCTTGTGGTGTCCATTGCAGCCCACTATGCGGGTCGGGGCCTGCAGTTTATGGACTTGATACAGGAAGGGAATATAGGCCTTATGCGGGCAGTTGAAAAGTACGACTATACGAAGGATAACCGTTTTGCTTCCTATGCCTCCTGGTGGATCAAGGAGGCTATGGCCAGGGCCATTGATTTACAGGCTAAGGAGATTCGGGTGCCTGTCCACGTGGCTGAGAGTATGCGCAAGGTGCAAAAAGCGGCAGCCAGGCTGTCCCAGGAACTTGGGAGAGAAGCATCCCCGGAGGAAATTGCACAGAACCTGGGGCAATGGACCGCCGGGGAGGTAGAGCAGATTCAGTCGTTTTTGAAAAATCCGGTCTCCCTGGAGACCCCAGTGGGAGAGGAAAGTGACAGTACTCTGGAGGATTTTATAGAAGATAAAAGGGAGGATACACCGGAGGCTGCTGTAGATTCCCTGATCAGAAAAGAAGAGGTGGGACATCTTTTGGAAACCCTCAACGAAAAGGAACGGCAGGTTATCAGCATGAGGTTTGGCCTTGCTGATGGGAAGCCTCTTACCCTGGAAGATATAGGCCAGAAGTTCCATGTGACCAGGGAGAGGATCCGGCAGATTGAGGAGCGTGCCATGGAAAAGCTCCGGGAGGCTGCAAATAAAGAGTAGGGTAAAGGCTGCCCGCATCATAATGATAAAAAGGAAATTTTTCCCATACATAAACGCAATGAAAGTGTAGATATTACTAATACAAGATCATTTATGGAAAGGGAGAATTACAATGAAAAGAATGAAAAAATTATTATTATTAATGATGTGTGTAGGTGTACTTTGCGGTGTTACAGCTTGTGGCAGAGACAATAATGCCAATAATGCAGCAGATGGCACAACAAAAGACGAGAATATGAATGACGCAACTAACGGAACCAATGACAAAGATGGGGACGGTATTGTTGACGACGCAGTGGATGATGTGACCGATGGAGTGGATAAAGTGACAGACGACCTGACAGATGACAACGCTCCACAGAAGGATAACCTTAATGACAGAAACACAAACAATAAAGATGTCAATGACACTGCTACAGATAAGGATAATACCACTGATAAGTAGTAGTATCGTGAAGGGGTCTGTCCCTATTGCAAAGGGGTCTGACCCTAATGAACACCGAATTCAGAATATTCTCAAAATTTTGAAGGGGGAGTTCATTGGGGCCAGGCCCTTTTGGCATGATTTTGAGGTGGATTTTTCTACTTTAGTGTGATAAAATATCGAATAAAATGCTGCAGGCTTTTTAGGCCTGCCTGCGCAGCAAAAGGAGTACATATTATGTATAGAGAGAGAAAACTCGTGATGGGCAACGAGGCAATCGGCCTCGGGGCAATGCGGGCCGGTGTAAGAATGGTGGCCGGGTATCCGGGAACACCATCTACGGAGATATTGGAGACAATAGCAAAGAATAATGACGGCAGTATCCACGTGGAATGGTCTGTCAATGAAAAGGCGGCAATGGAGGTTGGGGCAGGCGCTGCCTATGCAGGTGCCAGGACATTGGTGACGATGAAACAGGTAGGACTTAATGTGGCTTCTGACCCTTTGATGAGCCTTGCCTATGTGGGCGTGAAAGGCGGCATGGTCATCGTATCCGCTGATGATCCGGGGCCTATATCTTCCCAAACAGAGCAGGACACGAGGCATTTTGCACAGTTCTCTAAATTGCCGGTGTTTGACCCGTCCTCACCCGAAGAGGCATACATGATGATTGCTGAAGCCTTTGAGCTTTCAGAGAAATACCAGACACCTGTACTTTTTAGGCCGACCACGAGAGTCTGTCACGCCTGCGTGAGTATTGAGCTGCAGCCTGCCCTTTGCCTGCCTAAGCCAGAAGGGTTTATAAAGGATACCATGCGCTGGGTGATTTTCCCAAAGATGTCCTATCAGAACCATATAAAAATAGAAGAGAGGAATGAGAAGCTGTCAGAGGTATTTTCTGCGTGGCCCATGAATAAGGTAAGAGGAGGCAGCGGGGAAAAGGGGGTTGTCTCAGGTGGAATCAGCTTTGCTTATGCAAGGGAGGTGATACCAGAGGAAATCCCACTTTTGAAAATCAGTACCCCCCATCCTTTCCCTGAAAGGCTGGCGAAGGAATTTATGGAGGGCCTCAGGGAGGTACTTGTGCTGGAGGAGCTGGATCCGGTGATTGAAAAGGAGCTTCTTAAAATTGCCGGCAAATACCATCTTCAAGTGAAAATACGTGGAAAGCTGACCCATGACACGAAAAATGCAGGAGAAAACAGTGTAGAGAGTATACGTGGTGACTTGGAACGGTTCTTGGGCGATGGCGAGAAAAAAGCACAGGAGGAAGAAGCGGGGACGGGAATACAAGATTCCGGGGAAGAGGCTTTCCCGGCGCTGCCGGTACGTCCGCCTGTTTTATGTGCCGGGTGCCCCCACAGGGCATCTTTCTACGCAGTTAAGAGGGCCATGGGTGGGAAAAAGGCAGTTTTCTGCGGAGATATTGGCTGCTATACACTGGGGAATGCAAAACCATTAGACATGGTGGATACTTGCCTTTGTATGGGGGCAGATGTGACTATTTCCCAGGGATTACATATTATAGAGCCTGATGCGGTCCATTTTGCATTTATAGGAGATTCTACTTTCTTTGCGTCAGGGATAACCGGTGTAATAAATGCAGTGTACAACCAGACAGATATTGTGCTGGCAGTGTTAGATAATTCCACGACTGCAATGACTGGGCACCAGCCCCACCCTGGTACGGGGATTACAATGATGAAAGAAGTGTCGGCGAGAATCAGTATAGAGAATGTACTTAGAGGAATTGGAGTGGCTGCAGTGGAGACCGTCGACCCGCTGAAGCTTTGGGACGCAGTGGCTGCTGTGAAAAGGGCGGCGGAGATGAAAGGTGTGCGGGCGGTGGTCTTTAGGTCGCCCTGTATTGCTGTGGAGAAGCCGGGGAATCCGTATCAGATCTCCCAGAGTGACTGTACAAAGTGCAAAGTATGTATCAGTCAGCTGGGGTGTCCGGCTATTTCAGTTATAGATGGCAAGGTGCAGATAGAACAGGCCCTGTGCTATGGATGTGGACTGTGCAGCCAGGTCTGCCCGTCTAAAGCGATTCGGGAGGTGGAGGATCATGAATAAAAATTGTCTGCTATGTGGCGTCGGGGGGCAGGGAGTGGTTCTGGCCTCTAAGCTGATTGCCTTTGCTGCCATGGAACAGGGAAAGTTTGTCAGGACAACGGAGACAATTGGCATGGCCCAGCGGGGAGGTTCTGTGGTAAGCCATGTCAGAATAGGTGAAGAAGTACATTCACCCTTAATCCCCCTGAAAAAGGCAGATCTGATCCTGGCTTTTGAGCCCGCCGAGGCGGTGAGATGCCTGCCATATTTGAATGCCGGGGGGACTGTAATTGTGAGTAGCAAAGCAATTCTTCCAGTGACATCTTCGCTGGGGGACGGTATATATGAAGGGACTGAGATGCTGGCGTATCTGGAAAAGAATATCCCCCGCCTGGCTGTCCTGGATGGGGAGTCCATTCTAAGCCAGGCGGGTTCTTCCAAAGTCCTTAATGTGGCGCTTTTAGGGGCCGCTGCCGCCAGTGGTGTGCTGGACATCACTTTGGATGAGATGGAGATGGCCATAGAAAAGAATGTGAAGGAAAAATTCCTGGAAATAAACAAGAAGGCATTAGTACTTGGAAAAGCGGCATTTGAACGGGCATAAGGAGAGAATGACATGAAAATGACAGAACTACAGCTGGAATTAGTTAAGGAAAACTTGAAACAGCTGACAGCTAAAGATTGTTTCTATAAAGAAAAACTGAAAGGAATAGATATTTCGTCAATACAAAGCCAGGAAGATTTTGAGACACTTCCTTTTACATGGAAAGGAGACTTAAGAGAGGCTTATCCTTTGGGGCTTCAGGCTGTCCCAGACGAGGAAATCGTAAGGATCCATTCTTCTTCAGGCACCACCGGGACGCCGGTGATCATCCCTTATACAAAAAAGGATGTGGAGGACTGGGCGAAAATGTTTGCGCGCTGTTATGAAATGGCAGGGATTACGGCCTTGGACAGAATACATATAACACCTGGATATGGTTTGTGGACGGCCGGTATCGGTTTCCAGGCAGGGGCAGAATACCTGGGAGCCATGACAATCCCTATGGGGCCGGGCAATACAGATAAACAGCTCCGCATGATGCAGGATATGAAATCTACTGTTTTGTGCGCCACATCCTCCTATGCCCTGCTTTTGGCAGAAGAAATTGCCAAACGGGGGATCACCCATAAAATATATCTAAGGAAAGGCGTTATTGGGTCAGAGCGGTGGGGAGAAAAAATGAGAAAGCGGATTGCCGCAGAGCTGGGAGTACAGCTTTACGATATTTACGGACTGACGGAAGTGTATGGGCCCGGTATTGCTATGAGCTGTGAATATGAATGCGGGATGCATTATTGGGATGATTACTTGTATTTTGAGATTGTGGATCCGAAAACAGGAAAAAATGTCCCTGACGGGGAAATAGGCGAACTTGTCATTACAACTCTCAGAAAGCAGGGGGCGCCGCTGATACGCTATAGAACTCATGACCTGACCCGTTTTCTGCCGGGAGAATGCAAGTGCGGATCAAAATTCCCGAGAATAGATACGCTTATAGGCAGGACAGACGACATGGTAAAGGTAAAGGGCGTCAATATTTTTCCGAGCCAGATAGAGGAGATGTTAAAAGACGTACCTGAGGCCTCCAGTGAATATCAGTTTATGCTGGATCATATGAATGGGAAGGACGTATGCACCCTGTTCGTTGAGATTAATAAAAATATAGAGAAAAAACAGGCAGAGGACGCAGTGAAAAAAGCATTCAAGGAAAAAATAGGTATTCTGGTGAATGTAAAGCCAGTTTCAATCGGGGACCTGCCCCGGAGTGAGAAGAAATCCACGAGGATATTCGATAATAGATATTAAAAAGTAAAACAATTCTGACAATGGATAACAAAGGGGACAGTCCCTTTTGCAAAAGGGACTGTCCCCTTTGAACCATCGAACCATCAGACAGGGGGAAAACTATGAAGTTCAGGCCATGTATTGATATTCATAATGGACAAGTAAAGCAGATTGTGGGCGGCACACTGCGGGATCAGGGGGATCAGGCTGTTACGAATTTTGCGTCACAGCTGGACGCGGCCTGGTATGCCAAGCTGTACAGGCGTGATGGACTGAAAGGAGGGCACATTATTCTCCTGAATGGGGTGGATTCTGTGTACTACGGGGAAACGAGGAGGCAGGCGCTTTTGGCCCTGAAGGCATACCCTGGGGGTATGCAGGTAGGAGGGGGCATTACGGCTGAGAATGGGGCCGCATATCTGGAAGCCGGCGCCAGCCATGTGATCGTCACCTCCTATGTGTTCCAGGATGGGAAATTTCACAGGGGAAATCTGGAGCGGCT of the Luxibacter massiliensis genome contains:
- a CDS encoding indolepyruvate oxidoreductase subunit beta; protein product: MNKNCLLCGVGGQGVVLASKLIAFAAMEQGKFVRTTETIGMAQRGGSVVSHVRIGEEVHSPLIPLKKADLILAFEPAEAVRCLPYLNAGGTVIVSSKAILPVTSSLGDGIYEGTEMLAYLEKNIPRLAVLDGESILSQAGSSKVLNVALLGAAAASGVLDITLDEMEMAIEKNVKEKFLEINKKALVLGKAAFERA
- the iorA gene encoding indolepyruvate ferredoxin oxidoreductase subunit alpha, which translates into the protein MYRERKLVMGNEAIGLGAMRAGVRMVAGYPGTPSTEILETIAKNNDGSIHVEWSVNEKAAMEVGAGAAYAGARTLVTMKQVGLNVASDPLMSLAYVGVKGGMVIVSADDPGPISSQTEQDTRHFAQFSKLPVFDPSSPEEAYMMIAEAFELSEKYQTPVLFRPTTRVCHACVSIELQPALCLPKPEGFIKDTMRWVIFPKMSYQNHIKIEERNEKLSEVFSAWPMNKVRGGSGEKGVVSGGISFAYAREVIPEEIPLLKISTPHPFPERLAKEFMEGLREVLVLEELDPVIEKELLKIAGKYHLQVKIRGKLTHDTKNAGENSVESIRGDLERFLGDGEKKAQEEEAGTGIQDSGEEAFPALPVRPPVLCAGCPHRASFYAVKRAMGGKKAVFCGDIGCYTLGNAKPLDMVDTCLCMGADVTISQGLHIIEPDAVHFAFIGDSTFFASGITGVINAVYNQTDIVLAVLDNSTTAMTGHQPHPGTGITMMKEVSARISIENVLRGIGVAAVETVDPLKLWDAVAAVKRAAEMKGVRAVVFRSPCIAVEKPGNPYQISQSDCTKCKVCISQLGCPAISVIDGKVQIEQALCYGCGLCSQVCPSKAIREVEDHE
- a CDS encoding sigma-70 family RNA polymerase sigma factor → MDEYTGKTEGQPVIPDSVETTEPLKIYLQEISTIPLLSMEEERLLGRKIAEGDEEAKKRLEEANLRLVVSIAAHYAGRGLQFMDLIQEGNIGLMRAVEKYDYTKDNRFASYASWWIKEAMARAIDLQAKEIRVPVHVAESMRKVQKAAARLSQELGREASPEEIAQNLGQWTAGEVEQIQSFLKNPVSLETPVGEESDSTLEDFIEDKREDTPEAAVDSLIRKEEVGHLLETLNEKERQVISMRFGLADGKPLTLEDIGQKFHVTRERIRQIEERAMEKLREAANKE
- a CDS encoding phenylacetate--CoA ligase family protein, translating into MKMTELQLELVKENLKQLTAKDCFYKEKLKGIDISSIQSQEDFETLPFTWKGDLREAYPLGLQAVPDEEIVRIHSSSGTTGTPVIIPYTKKDVEDWAKMFARCYEMAGITALDRIHITPGYGLWTAGIGFQAGAEYLGAMTIPMGPGNTDKQLRMMQDMKSTVLCATSSYALLLAEEIAKRGITHKIYLRKGVIGSERWGEKMRKRIAAELGVQLYDIYGLTEVYGPGIAMSCEYECGMHYWDDYLYFEIVDPKTGKNVPDGEIGELVITTLRKQGAPLIRYRTHDLTRFLPGECKCGSKFPRIDTLIGRTDDMVKVKGVNIFPSQIEEMLKDVPEASSEYQFMLDHMNGKDVCTLFVEINKNIEKKQAEDAVKKAFKEKIGILVNVKPVSIGDLPRSEKKSTRIFDNRY